The DNA sequence ATTAAAGTTTTTAAGTTTTCACACAGCAGAAGGATACCAGACTGTTTTAAGTTGATAGCCACAACCACAACCAACCCAATGACAGAAAGACGAGAGAGCACTACGAAGCAAGATATAAAGTACCCTCCATCATATTATGATAATCTTTGTTCACTACCTCGCTTCTCCTTCGTCAACACCAGAACTAGATTCAGGAGTTCAGTCACCTTATTCAAACGAGTCGAAAAACTTGGCCAGTTTTTCTGACAAGGATTGCTGGCTTTCATTTAAAGACTCCTCATCTCCTTCATATTCATCATCACCTTCGTAGACAAAACGAATCCCCCACTTCTTCAGCTCGACGCCTGTCATCAATGGCGGATCTCTCCTCGTTACATGTATCTTATAACCTTCTTTTAACTGAGAAACCAAGGGATGCCCAGTCGGGTATCGGCACAAGTGAAATTGGTCTTCATTTGTGTTTGGTACTCCCTGTAAGTTCAATGCTGAAGTGAAGGTAGGAAAATCCACTACAAGGATCTTTGCTTGAATGTCCACTATTGCAGGGAGTTCTTCTCTCATTTCATCTGGTATTTGTTGGTTGAGAGAGACTACAACGCCTATGATCACACTTTTGAGAACGCAGTTTTTTCTCTCGGAGAATGTAATCAAACCTTGAGAAAACCAGTCTGGTATCTTGCTTCCAGGCATGCTAAGATTGCGTATTTTCCTCAAGTAGCTCTGCAACAAAAATTTCCAAACCTATGAACGAGTTATATCTATACGCGtgcatgcatgtgtgtgtgtgtgtgagagagagagagagagagagagagagagaggaccttAGCAAGTCTTTTCTTAACAACTGATGAGCAAGCATTGCAACCACTCGCATACAACCTCACCAAGGAATTCAAGCATTCAAGGCCTGGAATATCGACAACTTTATCACAACTTGTAAGGTTCAGCTCCACCAAGTTATGCAGGTTTGAAATATCAGAGATACTTTCTAATGAGGTGCAGTTTGCAATATTCACTTCATCCAAACTCGAGGGAAGCGGAGGCAGAGTCTTGAGCTTTTTACAATGAGACAACAAAAGCTTCTTAAGAACGGACAATCCCGTCAGACTGGCTGGAAGGCTGCAGAAACTATTGCGGCTTAAGTTCAAGGTTTCGAGTGATGACAACCTCTCGAAATCATCAACAATTTTGCCAGATATATTACAAGCATAAGCATCCAGATCATATAGCGAGGACAGATTTGAGAAAGAAGATGGGAGTATAAAATTGATCTCTTCTGTGTGTTCCCTGTTTTGATGCTTCTTTCTCATTTTTAAAACCATCAAACTAGAAAGCATTCCAAAGCTCTCAGGTAGTTCTGTTACCGCAGTATTTGCTATCTGCAATCTGTGCAAGGACATGAGTTGTCCTATTGACTCTGGAAGCTTGCGTAACTGTTTACATCCGTTCAAGCGCAACACGGTAAGATTTTCCAACATCCCTACTGATTCTGGCAACTCTGTGATAGTAGCATCGGTTATGACTATAGCCGTTAGTCCCCTCATGCTTCCGATTGACTGCGGTAATGATCTAAGATATCCACATTTCCTCATCTCAAGCTTCTCAAGTGTTTTCAAGGCACCGATTTCATGTGGGAGATTTGTGATTAATGTCTCATCTATTTGTAGAACAACTAGAGAATTTAAACCTCCAACTGAATCAGGCAATACTCTCATAAACTCGCCGCGTCCCACCGATAACTCCCTCAAGTTTGACAATGAACCAATGGACGCAGGCAGTTCTTTGATAGGACTACCATAAGTAAGAAATTCCACTAACGAATTCAGGTGTCCAATGGAATCTGGAATGGTGGTCAGTGAATTACACCAGAGCAAACTTAGTCTCTCAAGGTTTGCCAAAGATCCAAATGAATCGGGTAGTTTTTCTAAAGCTGAATCATTAAGGGATATTTCTTTCAGAGAACACAACTTTCCTATCAACTCAGGTAGCCCTTTCAAAAATTTGCATCGATTCAAGCTGAGCTTTTCGAGTTTCGTAAGTTTGAAGATAGATTCAGGAAGACTTTCTATCACTGTCTCGTCAAGGAGAAGTTCTTTCAATGATACCATGCTGTCCATGTTGCTGGGcagttttttcaattttgagcaACCGGTGAGGATTAGGTTCTCAAGTTTTCTCAGGCCAGATACATCACTGGGAAGTTCAATAAGGTTCGAACAACCTCTCAGGTTCAAGTGGACTAATGTATTCAAATTCCCAACCGAGTCATGAAGTTTATTGAGATTAACACATAGCTCAAGAACAATCTTTTCCAAGGCGCGGTTACCAGATAAATCAGGTATAGCAGTTAGATAAGAGCATTCGTGTAGAATCAAGAACATCAATTGCTCTGGCACCTGGAATACAATCAAAATCACCCTTTGTATTACAGAGAAAACTAGCTTAGAAAATCATAAAAGTGTAAAGCAGATACCAAAGAGTAGGATAGAAAAGGATAAAGCAGATGATTGATCAAATAGTGAAGCATACCTTGTTACGCCCGCTCCACAAACTTACAAGTTTGCtctttgaaagatcaaggacAGCAAGTTGCCGAGGGGAAAAATCCGAAGGAAGAAATTTCCTAGGACAACCTTTCCATTGTAACCACTTCAACTCAGCTGGAAGAAACTTGAACTTCCCTTCCAAATTCACAAAATTAATTTGGAGAAGTCTAAGATTGACCATTGCTCCAAGGGGTTTGGAGCAAATTACaacctctctctttttctttgctTTATTTTGAAGATAAGCTTTGTGCCTTTCCTTTAGGTATGTTAATGCAGAGCAAAAACTGGGGCTTTTTCGAAAGTTGTCCCACGAAACTCTCTCACCACTTGGATCCCACACCCT is a window from the Malus domestica chromosome 16, GDT2T_hap1 genome containing:
- the LOC103403303 gene encoding disease resistance protein RPV1-like, which codes for MAGEDDDGDAVSSTPGGFRLRWDVFLSFRGEDTRTTITKSLYEALKSRGVRVFLDDDGLDRGDDIAPSLLEAIDDSAAAIVVLSRRYADSRWCLEELAKICESSRRCLILPVFYQVDPSDVRRQRGPFSEHFSAHELQYGNAVVSRWRSAMAKVGGKAGYVCNSSSKEAEVVQGLVKKVLNEIRKTPVGLASYTVGLDSQVEDVMRLLDVRSNGVRVLGIHGMGGVGKTTLAKALFNRLVAYFEHRGFISNVRETSAGHEGLVSLQNRLIGSLSTVKMPVNELNAGISAIKATVYEKRVLIVLDDVDNVETLSALVGNRDWFYEGSRIIVTTRDRSVLPGHLVNKLYEVRELDSSQALELFSYHALRKEKPPDDFLALSEQIVSLTGGLPLALEVFGSYLLYRRRIEEWRDGLQKLKHIRPGNLQDVLKISYDALDEQEKCIFLDFACLFVKMNMKREDAIDILKGCGFDGEIAIADLTAKSLMKVYEDGMLWMHDQVRDMGRQIVIHESVVDPGMRSRLWDRDEILNVFEDDKGTRCIQGIVLDFESSIRRVWDPSGERVSWDNFRKSPSFCSALTYLKERHKAYLQNKAKKKREVVICSKPLGAMVNLRLLQINFVNLEGKFKFLPAELKWLQWKGCPRKFLPSDFSPRQLAVLDLSKSKLVSLWSGRNKVPEQLMFLILHECSYLTAIPDLSGNRALEKIVLELCVNLNKLHDSVGNLNTLVHLNLRGCSNLIELPSDVSGLRKLENLILTGCSKLKKLPSNMDSMVSLKELLLDETVIESLPESIFKLTKLEKLSLNRCKFLKGLPELIGKLCSLKEISLNDSALEKLPDSFGSLANLERLSLLWCNSLTTIPDSIGHLNSLVEFLTYGSPIKELPASIGSLSNLRELSVGRGEFMRVLPDSVGGLNSLVVLQIDETLITNLPHEIGALKTLEKLEMRKCGYLRSLPQSIGSMRGLTAIVITDATITELPESVGMLENLTVLRLNGCKQLRKLPESIGQLMSLHRLQIANTAVTELPESFGMLSSLMVLKMRKKHQNREHTEEINFILPSSFSNLSSLYDLDAYACNISGKIVDDFERLSSLETLNLSRNSFCSLPASLTGLSVLKKLLLSHCKKLKTLPPLPSSLDEVNIANCTSLESISDISNLHNLVELNLTSCDKVVDIPGLECLNSLVRLYASGCNACSSVVKKRLAKSYLRKIRNLSMPGSKIPDWFSQGLITFSERKNCVLKSVIIGVVVSLNQQIPDEMREELPAIVDIQAKILVVDFPTFTSALNLQGVPNTNEDQFHLCRYPTGHPLVSQLKEGYKIHVTRRDPPLMTGVELKKWGIRFVYEGDDEYEGDEESLNESQQSLSEKLAKFFDSFE